tcttatcgcttttattcttttcgctttattgtctttgttgtgttaccaaaattatcctttggtaaatatcctggggctagcactAACAGGGAAAGGAACCTCAACTACTTGCGCCGAGTCTACTTCGGAGAACACCTTCCCGGCCAACATGACAAGGTCGTCGAACACCTTCACCGTTGCTCTCAATCTGCGGTCTGCAGCAAAGCGGAACACCGACGTGATGCGGAGCAAGAACTCGCGCGCTGCGTTCGCCACCACCGGTGCCTTCGTCTCCCGTGGCAGCCGCCTAAGCTTCAGCTTGTGCAGCAAGTCCTCCGCACGCAGGATTGCCTCTTGCAGCTTCTTCAGCCACTTCTCCACCTCCTCTTTCTTGTCAGCTGCTTGTTGCTTCTCGGGATAGGCACAGACTCGGTGGATGACGCAGAGGCGTTCCACCAGGGATGACAACCGGCGAGAAAGGCGCAGACGCAGCATCGATTCCGTCGCTGCGAGGGCGGCCGCCTTCGTTTTCAGCCGCCGCAGCTCTGTTGCTAACATTGCCGCCATATGTGGATCTCTCCGTCCTCACAAAGTACGTCCACCACGGCGCTCACTATGGCAATTAGGGATGCCGAGATAGATATGGCTAGGGATGATCGGTTTCTCTTTTTCTTGGATCAAGAAAACGATGGAGTAGAGAATAGGATTTGGAATCCCCTCCTTTGCTTGTCTTCCGACAAAGTGACGAGAATTGCGTTCATCAAAGGAACATCGAGATGTACATAAATATCATCATTCAATTTTATTTGTTTGCATTCAATACTAAAAGAACAATTATCATAGACAAATCACAAGTCAAAATAATATGAACATATGTGATCGTAATCATCATCATAAAATGAATCTTAATCCAATTAAGTTGACATAGAAGATTTGCGAAAGTGGACCTATATGATTTGTGAAATTGAGTATTTGGGTTGGTCTGAATCAATAGCTTAAGATAATTAACTCAATTAAACTAATATTTATTGGAATTAAAATCTATTCAATTATGTTCGAATTGGTTAACCGAaccgaaaaataataattttagtttaaattatttataactttcGAAGCCAAACCATTTACGAATTGATTTGGACCGAACTAATTTTAGACCATTTTAGTTCTAGTTTGATTCAATTTGAACACCCTACAAAAGATTTGAGTGGGTTCAATTTCATCCAAGAGAAGAATATTTGCCTAAGAATACCATAACATGAAGGCCAAGGCAATGAATTTGAGATTGGGTTTGGGTATACATGTGCAACTTTAATGTGaattttgagaaatagatttgagtgCTTACGCAGTTGTCGTAGAATGATAcgagtatttgataaataatagacaaaaaaattatatatatattttttatttttttatttaaattatatttttattttgataaaaaaattatatttatttaaattaataaaaataaaaataataaataaataaataaatgttatcTTGAAATTTCTTTGTATGGCCATAATCATATAAATGAACATATaataatttttagaaaataaataaataaataaataatttatcttataaaaaaaaatcatgttgattTCTTTCTAAATCATATTGACAATCTtatgattttagataatatcataggaTACTTTAAAAACTACATTAGCATCCTACAAATGCTAATACTACAATTAGGTAACATTCGAACATTTATAATGCAACATTCAGGCTAaatatgatttgaaaaaaaaaaaccaaaatatcaattcacatttgaaatatacatTGCTTACCCTCTTATCATTTATGTTTATAGCAAGTGAATAAACAAGTTTATATTCATGTTTATGCCTTGAAATCATGTGCTAAATAAAACATTGCTAGATACTTGCTCTTGAGCTTTTTGTTCACATACGTGATGGATTTGCATCGTCAACACATCAATTTGACATCTCAAACACATGATCTTCATCCTCTAGCGAATCTCTCAAATTGCATATCAATAATATCCCACAATTTTGGGACCCTTGTATTCTTCACCACGAACTTTGAAATCATCAGGTTTCCCCTGCCTCTCTCCCAGCCAAGCATACCGATCGGTATCGGTCGGCGCAGCCGATGCTGCTGCATTGCCTGAAATCGAAAAGAACAAACGCATGAAGAACTTGTAAGCGATCACATGTCTTCCAAGTGATTTCATACTTCTTTGGGTAGAAATGGCTTCAAGGATTTCACTATGTTTCAACTCATACAAGATCTAAGTAGCCTCCAAAGTTGTTCTCGATTTTGTACTCAGATGAGCATGATTCGAATTGTTCTAGATTTTTGAAGTAATATAATTGTTTTTCCGAGGAAAAAATAAAGAACATACCAGGAAAATTCGAGCACAAGACTTCAGTGTAGTACTTGCAATCCCTGCCTTCAGGCCCATTGTAAGGTGGTCCGAGGACATCCAGCACCGCGCAGGGGGTCACTGCAGTGAAACAATGCATGTTACCTCCGGCCGCAGGATAAAGTATGGAGGTCTCACAAGGCGCGTTCATGACGGAATCAGTGTTCAGCTTCGCCAAACAGGCTCCTGGAATGGAAGAAGGAATGATGAGTCGACGACAAGAGCAAGATCAGGCTGCACAGAACATGATCACATCAACCTCACCATTAGGTGATCTGATTTGCTTGCTGGAATCGACCCAGTCGTAGGACCTGATGTGCATCGATCCGAAGAGAAGCTTGCTGAAGACAGTCATGCCTGGGTGATTGTGGAGTGGAATGACAGCCGCTCGAGGGAGGCAAAAGATGCCAATCTGCAAAATGCAGTCAAGCATTTGGTCTCAGAAGGCTGCATCTGCAATCCGATGCATTCGTTGATTGCAAGATTTGAAGTTGTTCTTGTTGTCGGGATACCGAAAACTTGGGGCACTGATGAAGGTGCAGATATGTCACCGGAGGAGTTCCCTTGAAGTCCTGGAAAAATGGCAGGTTTGGATGCAGGCCAACATCAGCCGGTTTCATGCCATCTGCATGAGAAGAAGACAACAAGCTCAGCAAGAGGTGTGACCCTGCTAATATATGCTACCTCAGAAGATGCTGCAAGAACAGCCATGACAGCATTTTAGATTGAATTCCACATTGCcacagaggagaagaagaagaagaaggatatgCTTGGCAATCTAAAACGTCTCGAGCTGACAAGCATCTTTACTCTCAAAGTTCCATGAATCATGGACATGAGGAATCTAAGATGCCTGGCGCTTCACCTTGCCATGGCCTGAGCTATCTACTTTGACCATTACAAGAAAGCTGATGGCTCAAGAACTCAAACAGCACATATCTGAAGGTTCAGGAAAGCAAAAGAAGTGATCTTTTTCCCCAAACAAAACTAAGATTCATGGGAATCGCACAGATTAGCATCAGAACAAAAATCCCATGCAGGAAATCCTCTTGAACTCGGTCAGAACACAAATCTCACGCAAGACAACCGAAGCTTGGTGGGGCGGTGGTACCGAGAAAGGACCGGAGGTGCCCTACGTCGCCCGGCAAGGGGACAACCCCCGGCCCGCTGTCGGCGAAGACCTCCTTGCACGTCTCCCACAGCCTCTGCACGACCGTCGGCATCGGCTCCGCCAGGGCCTTCTTCTGCTGCCTCTTGCTCTTCTTCCTGGAACAGCAACTGTTCTTCTCCTTGGCCACTTCGCCGCTCCCCTTCTGCTTCGCCAGTTCGCCGTCAATCCTCATAAAGATTGGAACTTTACGAGAGTAGGGATTCCAACAACTCGAGGAATGGGAAAAAGATGTGATCTTGGCGCATCCAGAGGACTAAGAAACAGAGCAAGACACAGCTGCAGGGTATGTGTTCTAATTTCTATGCAGAACTCAGAGGAGAAATCTTTGTGTTCTCTGTGCTCCTTCTTGGTGGCTCTTCCACAGGAGGAAGAAGGTGATGGAGATCCAAGAATGGCTTGGTGGTatcagacgaagaagaagaaggtaagaAGAGCTTTTCTTGCATGCTATTATTTTCTGGGTGAGGTATCCAGGGACCTCGACAACAAGGGAGATTCTCCAGTTTCCTGTGGGCTACTCCAAACAGCTATTTGGATTGCTATTCCCTTTCTCGATTGTTTTAGTGCCGCAATCTTGATTTTGGTGATTAGACGGCAGTGTAGAAGTTGACATCCCTTTACCTCCAACCAAAAAGTTTTTGTTAGCATTCTTGGCAAGCACTCGAAAGAAGGAACAATGGCTTGCAAAAGATGAACAGTATATGACCATTTTAATGCTAGCAAATATGATCAATCTGCTGGTCATAGATTTCAAAGAAATACTGCCGCTGAAATATTTGAATGATTTTGTCGATATGATGGATCGATTACTTTTTTGGTCCACCGAGTCAAATTGTTGAATGAAACATAGAATTCAAAATCAAATGTACTATAAAAAATGTTGTATATCCACACCAAATTATTAGAGTCACAAATCAGATTAACAGGTTTATGGGAATGTACGAAAAAGAAATAGATTCCACCACCCTTGTCTGCCAGTTCATCTCAAAGCTACTACCATGGATGACTTGTTCCAGTTGGACTTCCAAGATAGGCCTCATTCATCGACTGAACTAGAAAACAAATGATCCAAATAGACTCAAAAAGTCACCAATATTTCGTGTTTGTCTTAGAGATTTGA
The window above is part of the Musa acuminata AAA Group cultivar baxijiao chromosome BXJ2-6, Cavendish_Baxijiao_AAA, whole genome shotgun sequence genome. Proteins encoded here:
- the LOC103990010 gene encoding plant cysteine oxidase 2-like, with amino-acid sequence MRIDGELAKQKGSGEVAKEKNSCCSRKKSKRQQKKALAEPMPTVVQRLWETCKEVFADSGPGVVPLPGDVGHLRSFLDGMKPADVGLHPNLPFFQDFKGTPPVTYLHLHQCPKFSIGIFCLPRAAVIPLHNHPGMTVFSKLLFGSMHIRSYDWVDSSKQIRSPNGACLAKLNTDSVMNAPCETSILYPAAGGNMHCFTAVTPCAVLDVLGPPYNGPEGRDCKYYTEVLCSNFPGNAAASAAPTDTDRYAWLGERQGKPDDFKVRGEEYKGPKIVGYY